One Microbacterium sp. zg-B96 genomic region harbors:
- a CDS encoding ABC transporter permease, with protein MTGTTPGADDARTGLPPEQLPPVKGPLTGEPAVPPPPRANVLVKELMRGSAVTTILAIVLAMVVGGILIALTDDDVQESAVYFFARPGDTFAAIWSSVYGGYEALFRGAVFNPRGADFAAQIRPLTNSLGFAAPLIAAGLGVALAFRVGLFNIGARGQMLVGAIFAAFFAFNLDMPMWAHLPLTLLAGIIGGAIWGGIVGILKARTGAHEVILTIMLNYVAYYLLLWMIRTPGLLQKPGTNQPVTAATPETAQFPELFGPSFPLLDWGFIVVILATVAVWWVVEFSSLGMRMRAVGENPFAARAAGISVKRIYVYAMLFAGGLAGLAAMNQIQGSVTTGFTGTIDAGIGFDAITVALLGRSRAWGTFAAGILFGALKAGSFSMQAQGIPVDIVLVVQALIVLFIAAPPLLRTIFFLPKTDAERAAKARAKAAKKAVTA; from the coding sequence ATGACCGGCACGACGCCCGGTGCCGACGATGCCAGGACGGGGCTGCCGCCCGAGCAGCTCCCTCCCGTCAAGGGACCGCTCACCGGTGAGCCGGCCGTTCCACCGCCCCCGCGCGCCAACGTCCTCGTCAAGGAACTGATGCGCGGCAGCGCGGTGACCACGATCCTCGCGATTGTGCTCGCGATGGTCGTGGGCGGCATCCTCATCGCCCTGACCGACGACGACGTGCAGGAATCGGCCGTTTACTTCTTCGCGCGCCCCGGCGACACGTTCGCGGCCATCTGGAGCTCGGTGTACGGCGGGTACGAGGCACTGTTCCGCGGTGCGGTGTTCAACCCGCGCGGCGCGGATTTCGCGGCGCAGATCCGCCCGCTGACCAACTCCCTCGGATTCGCCGCCCCGCTGATCGCCGCCGGTCTCGGCGTCGCGCTGGCGTTCCGCGTCGGCCTGTTCAACATCGGTGCCCGCGGCCAGATGCTCGTCGGCGCGATCTTCGCGGCGTTCTTCGCCTTCAACCTCGACATGCCGATGTGGGCGCACCTGCCGTTGACGCTGCTGGCCGGCATCATCGGCGGAGCGATCTGGGGCGGCATCGTCGGCATCCTGAAGGCCCGTACCGGCGCGCACGAGGTGATCCTGACGATCATGCTCAACTACGTGGCGTACTACCTGCTGCTGTGGATGATCCGCACCCCGGGTCTGCTGCAGAAGCCGGGCACCAACCAGCCGGTCACGGCCGCGACGCCCGAGACCGCACAGTTCCCCGAACTGTTCGGCCCCTCGTTCCCGCTGCTGGACTGGGGCTTCATCGTCGTGATCCTCGCGACGGTAGCGGTGTGGTGGGTCGTGGAGTTCTCCAGCCTCGGCATGCGCATGCGCGCCGTCGGGGAAAACCCGTTCGCCGCCCGTGCGGCGGGCATCAGCGTGAAGCGCATCTACGTCTACGCGATGCTCTTCGCCGGGGGCCTGGCGGGCCTGGCGGCCATGAATCAGATCCAGGGGTCGGTCACCACCGGCTTCACCGGCACGATCGACGCCGGCATCGGCTTCGATGCCATCACGGTGGCGCTGCTCGGCCGCAGCCGCGCGTGGGGAACGTTCGCCGCCGGCATCCTGTTCGGCGCACTCAAGGCCGGGTCGTTCTCGATGCAGGCGCAGGGGATCCCGGTGGATATCGTGCTGGTCGTCCAGGCGCTGATCGTGCTGTTCATCGCGGCGCCGCCGCTGCTGCGCACGATCTTCTTCCTGCCCAAGACCGATGCGGAGAGGGCGGCGAAGGCGCGAGCCAAAGCCGCCAAGAAGGCGGTGACGGCATGA
- a CDS encoding ABC transporter permease produces the protein MSALAPSAPAAPIQLGTVKERHLKVPIVLAGVTVLLALLFFFAPRDGISTFRLGDAASAIVLPTVELPTATTSWLLLVLLVLITAWAAWDAWSYRRPPLWLVIVFSVLGVFAFLVWAAAGGLVPVTGLLFGAISLSVPLVFGALGGVIGERVGVVNVAIEGQLLLGAFSAALLSSITGNPFIGLIGAMIGGVLVAFVLAAFAIKYLVDQVIVGVVLNVLVTGLTGFLYGALLVPNEEQLNRPVRFTRLEIPLLSDIPLIGPVLFNQTFLVYLMYITVAVVAWALYRTRWGLRLRAVGEHPQAADTVGIKVNMSRFWNVSLAGAIAGIGGAYFTLVSVPQFTKEMTAGLGFIALAAVILGRWDPLRAALAALLFGFATNLQNLLTVLQTPIPSEFMLMLPYLVTIIAVAGFVGQIRGPAAAGKPYIKG, from the coding sequence ATGAGCGCGCTCGCCCCCTCGGCACCCGCTGCTCCCATCCAGCTCGGCACGGTCAAGGAGCGGCACCTGAAGGTGCCGATCGTGCTGGCCGGGGTGACGGTGCTGCTGGCCCTGCTGTTCTTCTTCGCGCCCCGCGACGGCATCAGCACCTTCCGCCTCGGCGACGCCGCCTCGGCGATCGTGCTGCCGACCGTGGAGCTTCCCACCGCGACCACGAGTTGGCTCCTCCTGGTTTTGCTCGTGCTGATCACGGCATGGGCGGCATGGGATGCCTGGTCGTACCGTCGTCCCCCGCTGTGGCTCGTGATCGTCTTCAGCGTGCTCGGGGTGTTCGCTTTCCTCGTCTGGGCGGCAGCGGGCGGCCTCGTACCGGTCACCGGACTGCTGTTCGGCGCGATCTCACTGTCGGTGCCGCTCGTATTCGGCGCGTTGGGTGGCGTCATCGGCGAACGCGTGGGCGTGGTCAACGTCGCCATCGAGGGCCAGCTGCTGCTGGGTGCCTTCTCCGCGGCACTGTTGTCCTCCATCACCGGGAACCCCTTCATCGGGCTGATCGGCGCGATGATCGGCGGCGTGCTGGTGGCGTTCGTGCTGGCGGCATTCGCGATCAAGTACCTCGTCGACCAGGTCATCGTCGGCGTCGTGCTGAACGTGCTGGTCACCGGACTGACCGGCTTCCTGTACGGGGCACTGCTGGTGCCCAACGAGGAGCAGCTGAACCGCCCCGTCCGCTTCACTCGGCTGGAGATCCCGCTGCTCAGCGACATCCCCCTCATCGGCCCGGTGCTGTTCAACCAGACGTTCCTGGTGTACCTGATGTACATCACCGTCGCCGTCGTCGCGTGGGCGCTGTACCGCACCCGCTGGGGGCTGCGCCTGCGCGCGGTCGGCGAGCACCCGCAGGCCGCGGACACCGTCGGCATCAAGGTCAACATGTCCCGGTTCTGGAACGTGTCGCTGGCCGGCGCGATCGCGGGTATCGGCGGGGCGTACTTCACGCTGGTCTCGGTGCCGCAGTTCACCAAGGAGATGACCGCCGGACTCGGCTTCATCGCCCTGGCCGCCGTGATCTTGGGTCGGTGGGATCCGCTGCGCGCGGCTCTGGCGGCGCTGCTGTTCGGATTCGCCACGAACCTGCAGAACCTGCTGACGGTGCTGCAGACGCCGATCCCCAGTGAATTCATGCTGATGCTGCCGTACCTGGTCACCATCATCGCCGTCGCCGGATTCGTGGGCCAGATACGCGGCCCCGCGGCAGCCGGCAAGCCGTATATCAAGGGTTGA